The sequence CACAGCACCACCATCAGCGGCATGTGGCTGCCGCACGTCTTCCGCCTGCCGGGCAACGTCTTCGGGACGGCGCTGACCGAGCTCTTCGACCTGGTCCTCGCGGGCAAGCTCAAGGCGATTCCGGGCGGCGAGTACGCGCTGTCGGACGCCCGCGGCGCGCACGAGGCCCTGCGCTCCCGCAAGACCGTGGGCAAGCTACTGCTCGACCCCGGCAAGTAGGCGTTCCAGGGGTGCCGCCTTGTGGAGGCACTCCTGCCACTCCGCCTCCGGGTCCGAATCCGCCGTGATGCCGCCGCCGACGCCCAGCGCGATCCGGCCGGCGGCGATCTCGAACGTCCGGATCGCCACGTTCAGCTCCAGCCCCGCCGCCGGGGACAGCAGCCCGATCGCTCCCGTGTAGACCCCGCGTCCGCAGGGTTCCAGCGACGCGATCAGGTCCAGCGCGCGGATCTTCGGCGCGCCCGTCACCGAACCCGGCGGGAACGTCGCCGCCAAAAGAGAAGCGTCCGAAACGGACGGTCGCAGCACTCCCGTCACCGTCGAGTCCAGGTGCCACACCCCCGGCGCCGGCCGGACTTTCAGCAGCGAGGGCACCGTCACCGACCCCACCTCGCACACCCGGCCGAGGTCGTTGCGCACCAGGTCCGTGATCATCACGTTCTCCGCGACATCCTTTGTGGACTGGCGCAGCAGCAACGCGTTACCGTCGTCGGCGGGCCCGCGGCGGGGGAGCGTTCCCTTGATCGGCGTCGAGCGCACCGAACGCCCGTGCCGCGCCAGGAACAGCTCCGGCGAGAACGACACCACCGAGCCCCACGAGCCCGAGACGAACGCCGCCCGGCGCGGATCCAAAGAGGACACCCCGGCCGCGAACAAGGCGGCGGACGACCCCGAAAACGACCCCGTGAACCGGCTGCAGATGTTGGCCTGGAACAGCTCCCCGGCTTCGATCGCGTGCACGCACGCCTTGACCGCGTCCCGGTGCTCCGACGGCAGCGGACGCCGCAACGGCCCGGCCGTCCACGACAATGAAGGCGGCGAAGCGGCCAGCAGCGACTCCAATGTGGACACCGAGGGGCCGCCGTCGTCCAGGGACTCCAGGTAGCAGGTGCCCGATGCGGACCACCGCAGTACGTGGTCCGCCCAGCCCCACGCGGTCGGCGGAAGCGAGCCGGAGGCGTCGTAGGCCAGGTACCCGAACCACCCGCCGCCGATCACGCCGGGCGGGGCGTCGACCTCCGGGCAGGAGGGGAAATCGCCGGGCGAAACCGCGAGCGAAGGCGCGAGAACCGCCTGGGACGAGAACCAGTCGCCCGACAGCATCGCGGGCGGCGGCAGCCCGCGGGAAGCGTTGTGGTGAGCAAGTACCGAAAAAGCGCGCGCGGGCGTGACGTCCGTCCGGAGTGGCCTGCTCGTCACGCGCATGGCGACATACCACCACACGTCAGAGCAGCAGGTCACCCAATGTGAACGGGTACACGACGGCGTTCTGCTCCACCGGCCCGTCGACGCCCCGCACGTCCGGGCCGTACGCGTGCTGGTGCACGCCGAGCCGCGAGTGGAACCAGCCCGGCCGGCCGGGGATGCCGTTGTGCCGGATCAGCCACAGCACGACCTCGCTGTCGGCCCAGCGGTCCGGGTGCAGCCGGTGCGCCCAACAGTCGTGGTCGGCGTAGACGAGCACCCGCTCGATGCGCGCCGCGTGCCGGACGTGCTTGATCCACGACTTGATGAACCGGTCGTCCACGTTCGGCGCCGCCACCTCCAGGACCGGCGCCAGCGACCCGGGCGCGAACGCGCCGAGCCGGCTTGCCGTCCGCACGAAGAACTCGGCCTGGTCGTGCGCCCCGCCGGGGCGGGCGTAGTGCCGGCCGCCGACGTGCAGGCCAGCCTCCTGTGCGCCGGCCAGGCTCTGCTCGGCGGCCAGGTTGGTCCAGTTGACGTTCTCGCTGATCGTCACCGAGACGAACTTCGTGTCCGCCGCGCGGACGGCGTGCCAGTCGATCACCCGCTCCCGGTGGGACAGCGAGATCCCGCGTTCGCTCTCCGGTTCCGTCACAGTCCGCCCCCGGCACGTCGGTGGAGAGCACACCATACGTCGCCGGAGGCGGACCCGCAGTGACACACGCCCGGTTGATCAGGCGTTTTCCTTCTGGAAGGTGCGGGTGCCCCACCACACCGACACCACGGCCATCACGAGCACCACGACGCTGCCGGTGAACAACGCGTCCATCGTGAAGTCGCCCTTGAAGGTGTTCCGCTCGACGTCCACGACGTGGCGGAAGGGGTTGATCTGGGAAACCGTGTAGAGCCACTTCGGCGCGACGCCTGCCGTGATCGGCAGCAGGATCCCGGAAAGCAGCAGCAGCGGGACGAGCACGGCGTTGAGCAGGGCGGGGAACGTCTCCTCGCTCTTCAACGTCAGCGCCAGCGCGTACGAGCACGACGCCAGCGACACCGCCAGCAGGAACACGATCACCAGGCTCAGCAGCACGCCGCCGACCGGGGCGTCGAGGTCGAACGCCAGGTACGCCAGCGCGATGATCAGCAGCGACTGGACGACGGCCTGCAGCGCGTTGGCCAGCACCTTGCCCAGCAGCAGCGCGGCGCGGCTGACCGGGGTCACCCGGAACCGCTCGACGACGCCGGAGCGGTAGTCGGCCAGCAGCCCGAACCCGACGAACGAGCTGCCGAACAGCGCCAGCTGGGCGATCAGCGCCGGGGTGAGCAGCATCCAGCCGTCCACTTCGGACAGGCCCTGGGCCCGCACCGCCTTCACCATCAGCGGCCCGAACAGGAACAGGTACAGCAGCGGCTGCATGATCCCGATCACGACCCAGGTCGGGTTGCGCAGCGCCGCCTTCATGTCGCGGCGGAAGATCAGCCAGGTGTCACGCAGCACGGGTGCCCTCCTCCGCTTCGCGCAGCGAGCGCCCGGTCAGGGTCAGGAAAACGTCGTCGAGCGTGGGCCGGTGCACCTGGACCGACCGCATCGGGATGCTCTTCGTGTCCAGCGCGCGCAGCAGCTCGGGCAGCGCGACGTCGCCGCGCGGCACCCGGAACCGGACGACCCCGCCGTCGGCGGACAGCTCGTGCGCGCCTGAGAGCCGCCCAGCGATTTCGGCGGCGTCGGCGCCCTGCTCCGGGTCGACGCCGACTTCGACGCGGTCGCCGTTGACCCGGGCCTTGAGCGCGTCCGGCGTGCCCTCGGCGACGATCCGGCCATCGTCGATGACGATCAGCCGGTCCGACAGCGCGTCGGCCTCGTCGAGGTAGTGGGTCGTGAGGAAGACGGTGACGCCCTGCTCGGCGCGCAGCCGGCGGATGTGGTCCCACAGGTTGGCGCGGCTCTGCGGGTCGAGCCCGGTCGACGGCTCGTCGAGGAAGATGAGCCCGGGCGAGTGGATCAGCCCGAGCGCGATGTCGAGCCGCCGCCGCTGGCCGCCCGACAGCGTCTTGGTCAGCCGCTGGTCCAGCCCGGTCAGGTCCAGCTGCTCGGCGAGCTCGGCCCCGCGCGCGACGGCGTCGGCCTTGCTCATCCGGTAGAGCCGCCCCTGCAGTTCCAGCTCGTCGGTGACCTTCGTCTCCGGCGAGCTGCCGCCGCCCTGTGCGACGTAGCCGATGCGCTCGCGCACGCCGAGCGGGTCGGCCAGCAGGTCGCGGCCGCCGACGGTCGCGGTGCCCGCGGACGGTTTCAGCAGCGTGGTCAGCATGCGCAGCGTGGTCGTCTTCCCGGCGCCGTTCGGCCCGAGGAACCCGACCAGCTCGCCCGCTTCGACGTCGAGGTCGACGCCCTTCACCGCGTGTACTTCGCCCCCAGTGCGGCCCTTGCGGCGGAAGCGCCGCTCGAGACCGCGTGCCGTGATCATGAGATCCCCTCTCGAAGGTAGTCAAGCTTGACTAGCTGAGGCGCACACTGTGCCCAAGGATGCTGCGCTAGTCAAACTTGATTACTCGGCCGGTGGTTCGCCGAAGGCGCGGCCCGGGTCGTCGGCCATCACGTATTCGCCGGCCTCGAGCCGCTCGATCAGCTTCCGGAGCCAGTCCAGGCTCGCCGCCGAGATCTGGGCCCAGAGGCCGAACAGCTCGGCGATGTGCGCGGGCTGCCCCCACTCGGAGCCCTCTTCGATGAGCAGGCCCGCCCGCCGTACCTCGGCTTCGAGGTGGACGAGCCGCTGGTTCAGCATGCCGATCACCCGCTTGCGGGGCAGCGCCGTCATCAGCGAGATCGCGGCGGACAGCTCGGGGTGCCCGACCTCGGGATCGGACAGCGCGGTGCCCAGCAGCAGGTGGAACTCCCGGTCGCCGTCCTCGGTGACCCGGTAGGCGATCCGGTCCGGACCGCCCTCGCCCGGCTCGACGTCGACCTGCTCCAGCAGGCGTTCGGCGGTCATCTTCTTCAGCGCGTGGTAGATCGAGCCGGGCTGGACGTTGGCCCACTTGTCCGCCGACCAGGTCAGCAGCTCGCGCCGCACCTGGTAGCCGTGCGCGCGGCCGTACATGCGCACCACCCCGAGCACGAGCAACCGTGTCGCCGACAACCGGGCCTCCCTCTCGTCAAAGCGCGTGACGCCCTCCGTAGGCTAATAAGGTATGAGCACCCCTGTGTTGACCGCGGTGGCCTGGCCCTACGCCAACGGCCCCCGCCACATCGGCCACGTGTCCGGATTCGGCGTCCCGTCCGACGTCTTCTCCCGCTACCAGCGAATGGCCGGCAACCGGGTGCTCATGGTCTCCGGCACCGACGAACACGGCACCCCGATCACCGTCCAGGCGGACAAGGAGAACTCGACCCCGCAGCAGACGGCGGACAAGTACACCCGCCAGATCGGCACCGACCTGCAGGGCCTCGGCCTCTCCTACGACCTGTTCACCCGGACCACGACCGGCAACCACGCCGAGGTGACGCAGCAGATCTTCCTGGCGCTGCACCGCAACGGCTACGTCGTGCCGAAGACCACGCGCGGGGCGATCAGCCCGTCCACCGGCCGCACGCTGCCCGACCGCTACGTCGAGGGCACCTGCCCGATCTGCGGGTACGACGGCGCGCGCGGCGACCAGTGCGACAACTGCGGCAACCAGCTCGACGCCGCGGAGCTGATCAACCCGAAGTCGCGGATCAACGGCGAGACGCCGAAGTTCGTCGAGACCGAGCACTACTTCCTCGACCTGCCGGCGTTCACCAAGACCCTCGGCGACTGGCTGGGCACCAAGACCGACTGGCGCCCGAACGTCCTCAACTTCACCAAGAACCTGATCGACGACATGCGGCCCCGGCCGATCACCCGCGACCTCGACTGGGGCGTCAAGATCCCCCTCGACGGCTGGCGCGACCAGCCGCTGAAGCGGTTCTACGTCTGGTTCGACGCGGTGATCGGGTACTTCTCGGCCAGCGTCGAGTGGGCGCGGCGCTCCGGCAACCCGGACGCGTGGCAGGAGTGGTGGAACAACGCCGACGCCCGGTCGTACTACTTCATGGGCAAGGACAACATCACCTTCCACGCCCAGATCTGGCCGGCGCTGCTGTTCGGGCACAACGGCGAGGGCGACAAGGGCGGCGAGCCCGGCAAGTACGGCAGGCTGCACCTGCCGGACGAGATCGTCTCCAGCGAGTTCCTCACCATGAGCGGCTCGAAGTTCTCGACCTCGCGCGGGCGCGTCATCTACGTCGAAGACTTCCTGCGCGACTTCGGCCCGGACACGCTGCGGTACTTCATCACCGTCGCCGGCCCGGAGACCCAGGACACCGACTTCACCTGGGACGAGTTCGTCCGCCGGACCAACTTCGAGCTGGCCAACGAGTGGGGCAACCTGGTCAACCGGTCCATCTCGATGGCGCACAAGAACGTCGGCGCCATCCCGCGCCCGGAGGCCCCGACGGCGGCCGACGAGGAGCTGAAGGCGCTTTCCCGCAAGGCGTTCGACACCGCGGGCGCGCACCTGGCCCGGTCCCGGTTCAAGCTGGCGGCGAGCGAGGCGATGAAGGTCGTCACCGCGGCGAACAAGTACATCTCCGACCAGGAGCCGTGGAAGCTCAAGGACGACCCGACGCGGCGCGACACCGTGCTGCACACCGCGCTGCAGGTCGTCTCCGACGCCAACACGCTGCTGACGCCGTTCCTGCCGCACTCGGCGCAGAAGGTGCACGAGGCCCTCGGCGGCACCGGCGTCTGGGCCGCCCAGCCGGAGCTCAAGGAGGTCGACGACCTCGACATCGCCGGCCGGGTCAACCCGATCCTGACCGGTGACTACGCGGGCGAGCAGGCGAAGTGGGAGTCGAAGCCGATCGAGGTCGGCAAGCCCCTGGCCAAGCCGTCGCCGCTGTTCACCAAGCTCGACCCGGCGCTCGGCGAGACCGGTCCGGAGTGGGCGCCGATCATCAAGGAGTAAGAAGTACGCATGGGT is a genomic window of Amycolatopsis lexingtonensis containing:
- a CDS encoding aminodeoxychorismate synthase component I, whose translation is MRVTSRPLRTDVTPARAFSVLAHHNASRGLPPPAMLSGDWFSSQAVLAPSLAVSPGDFPSCPEVDAPPGVIGGGWFGYLAYDASGSLPPTAWGWADHVLRWSASGTCYLESLDDGGPSVSTLESLLAASPPSLSWTAGPLRRPLPSEHRDAVKACVHAIEAGELFQANICSRFTGSFSGSSAALFAAGVSSLDPRRAAFVSGSWGSVVSFSPELFLARHGRSVRSTPIKGTLPRRGPADDGNALLLRQSTKDVAENVMITDLVRNDLGRVCEVGSVTVPSLLKVRPAPGVWHLDSTVTGVLRPSVSDASLLAATFPPGSVTGAPKIRALDLIASLEPCGRGVYTGAIGLLSPAAGLELNVAIRTFEIAAGRIALGVGGGITADSDPEAEWQECLHKAAPLERLLAGVEQ
- a CDS encoding glycoside hydrolase family 25 protein, which codes for MTEPESERGISLSHRERVIDWHAVRAADTKFVSVTISENVNWTNLAAEQSLAGAQEAGLHVGGRHYARPGGAHDQAEFFVRTASRLGAFAPGSLAPVLEVAAPNVDDRFIKSWIKHVRHAARIERVLVYADHDCWAHRLHPDRWADSEVVLWLIRHNGIPGRPGWFHSRLGVHQHAYGPDVRGVDGPVEQNAVVYPFTLGDLLL
- a CDS encoding ABC transporter permease, with amino-acid sequence MLRDTWLIFRRDMKAALRNPTWVVIGIMQPLLYLFLFGPLMVKAVRAQGLSEVDGWMLLTPALIAQLALFGSSFVGFGLLADYRSGVVERFRVTPVSRAALLLGKVLANALQAVVQSLLIIALAYLAFDLDAPVGGVLLSLVIVFLLAVSLASCSYALALTLKSEETFPALLNAVLVPLLLLSGILLPITAGVAPKWLYTVSQINPFRHVVDVERNTFKGDFTMDALFTGSVVVLVMAVVSVWWGTRTFQKENA
- a CDS encoding ATP-binding cassette domain-containing protein; this translates as MITARGLERRFRRKGRTGGEVHAVKGVDLDVEAGELVGFLGPNGAGKTTTLRMLTTLLKPSAGTATVGGRDLLADPLGVRERIGYVAQGGGSSPETKVTDELELQGRLYRMSKADAVARGAELAEQLDLTGLDQRLTKTLSGGQRRRLDIALGLIHSPGLIFLDEPSTGLDPQSRANLWDHIRRLRAEQGVTVFLTTHYLDEADALSDRLIVIDDGRIVAEGTPDALKARVNGDRVEVGVDPEQGADAAEIAGRLSGAHELSADGGVVRFRVPRGDVALPELLRALDTKSIPMRSVQVHRPTLDDVFLTLTGRSLREAEEGTRAA
- a CDS encoding PadR family transcriptional regulator, encoding MSATRLLVLGVVRMYGRAHGYQVRRELLTWSADKWANVQPGSIYHALKKMTAERLLEQVDVEPGEGGPDRIAYRVTEDGDREFHLLLGTALSDPEVGHPELSAAISLMTALPRKRVIGMLNQRLVHLEAEVRRAGLLIEEGSEWGQPAHIAELFGLWAQISAASLDWLRKLIERLEAGEYVMADDPGRAFGEPPAE
- the metG gene encoding methionine--tRNA ligase yields the protein MSTPVLTAVAWPYANGPRHIGHVSGFGVPSDVFSRYQRMAGNRVLMVSGTDEHGTPITVQADKENSTPQQTADKYTRQIGTDLQGLGLSYDLFTRTTTGNHAEVTQQIFLALHRNGYVVPKTTRGAISPSTGRTLPDRYVEGTCPICGYDGARGDQCDNCGNQLDAAELINPKSRINGETPKFVETEHYFLDLPAFTKTLGDWLGTKTDWRPNVLNFTKNLIDDMRPRPITRDLDWGVKIPLDGWRDQPLKRFYVWFDAVIGYFSASVEWARRSGNPDAWQEWWNNADARSYYFMGKDNITFHAQIWPALLFGHNGEGDKGGEPGKYGRLHLPDEIVSSEFLTMSGSKFSTSRGRVIYVEDFLRDFGPDTLRYFITVAGPETQDTDFTWDEFVRRTNFELANEWGNLVNRSISMAHKNVGAIPRPEAPTAADEELKALSRKAFDTAGAHLARSRFKLAASEAMKVVTAANKYISDQEPWKLKDDPTRRDTVLHTALQVVSDANTLLTPFLPHSAQKVHEALGGTGVWAAQPELKEVDDLDIAGRVNPILTGDYAGEQAKWESKPIEVGKPLAKPSPLFTKLDPALGETGPEWAPIIKE